A window from Gossypium raimondii isolate GPD5lz chromosome 7, ASM2569854v1, whole genome shotgun sequence encodes these proteins:
- the LOC105768466 gene encoding uncharacterized protein LOC105768466: MDIDGILGNGDSKLGKSSIPRRRQWVKRRETWLVILGVILHAVYMLSIFDIYFKTPIVHGMDLVSPRFSPPAKRLVLLVADGLRADKFFEPDLEGNFRAPFLRNVIKNQGRWGVSHARPPTESRPGHVAIIAGFYEDPSAVTKGWKANPVEFDSVFNRSRHTISYGSPDIVPIFCGALPHSTWATYPHEFEDFATDASFLDEWSFDQFQSLLNRSNEDPKLKRLLEQDNLVVFLHLLGCDSNGHAHRPFSSIYLNNVKVVDHIAERVYNLLENYYKDNRTSYIFTADHGMSDKGSHGDGHPSNTDTPLVVWGAGVKHPRPVTAKDHSDHVLRFIDQHLHDTPTPKEWDLDGIERVDVNQADIAPLMSTLLGLPCPVNSVGNLPLGYVDMKEEEEVEAVLANTKQILNQFLRKSQIKQSHSLFFKPFKPLASYSSMLNQIEELLSARDYKAAMQLSENLRSLALKGLHYFQTYDLLMLMAMITLGYISWMVFLVLHVLQAYTLLPGDIFRKEEAVRQKSNTGKAQLCGCLFMAVVSVLLFLERSPPLYHAYFAMTIFLWTQILNEYKFIKALWRYLRGRESDYVIKLLALVVVSVIILELLVHSFTERKLYTWCFLIVGAIASIYLYKSIPWRSGIPVFVCLTCWFLSLFTLMPAEIPDNNKLVNASGVMVIVIGLTGKWLDLKAGVNRFWFGICNHEKRQPRFPMLFQLQALLVGLSSVMVFLSTSHRTVKQELHTIHQLMNWFIAGFSMILPLFSENGLLSRLNSIFLGFAPPFLLLSIGYEAVFYGALGLVLIAWILFENSLLYVRKVNKSSASGKNLGEHAFLENDTRYLQLSDMRIPLTFMVLFNVAFFGTGNFASIASFEISSVYRFITVFSPFLMAGLLIFKLFIPFLLVICAFSAITKLLEVPRIGCYFLVILCSDVMTVHFFFLVKNTGSWMEIGNSISHFGIMSAQVVFVLLLFALTNIYTKDIEIRSGSRDSRKVM; the protein is encoded by the exons ATGGATATAGATGGGATCTTGGGTAACGGAGATTCGAAGCTAGGCAAATCAAGCATACCCAGGCGACGACAATGGGTTAAAAGAAGAGAAACATGGCTGGTTATTCTTGGTGTCATCCTCCATGCCGTTTACATGTTAAGCATCTTCGACATCTACTTCAAGACCCCCATTGTTCATGGCATGGATCTTGTCTCCCCTCGCTTCTCTCCTCCTGCTAAACGCCTTGTTCTTCTTGTTG CGGATGGTTTACGTGCTGATAAATTTTTCGAGCCAGATTTGGAAGGGAATTTCAGAGCACCCTTTTTAAGAAATGTGATTAAGAATCAAGGTCGATGGGGAGTATCTCATGCTCGGCCTCCAACGGAGTCAAGGCCTGGACATGTTGCTATAATTGCTGGTTTCTATGAGGACCCTAGTGCAGTTACAAAAG GATGGAAAGCTAATCCAGTTGAATTTGATTCAGTTTTTAATCGGAGCCGGCATACAATTTCTTATGGTAGTCCAGATATTGTTCCAATATTTTGTGGTGCTTTGCCGCACAGCACTTGGGCTACATATCCCCACGAGTTTGAAGACTTCGCTACTG ATGCATCCTTTTTGGATGAATGGTCTTTTGATCAATTTCAGAGCCTGCTGAATAGGTCCAATGAAGACCCAAAGTTGAAAAGGTTACTTGAACAAGATAATCTTGTTGTATTTCTGCATCTACTTGGTTGTGATTCAAATGGTCATGCACATCGTCCCTTTTCATCTATTTATCTCAACAATGTAAAGGTTGTTGATCATATTGCCGAACGTGTTTATAATCTTCTTGAGAATTACTACAAGGACAATCGTACATCATATATCTTCACAGCTGATCATGGAATGAGTGACAAAG GAAGTCATGGGGATGGGCATCCTTCAAACACTGATACTCCTCTAGTTGTCTGGGGAGCTGGCGTAAAACATCCCAGGCCAGTCACTGCAAAAGATCACTCGGATCATGTTCTTCGTTTTATTGATCAACATTTGCATGACACGCCAACACCTAAAGAATGGGACCTCGATGGCATCGAAAGAGTTGATGTCAATCAAGCTGATATTGCACCGCTCATG TCAACTCTTCTTGGTTTGCCTTGTCCAGTCAATTCAGTCGGGAATTTACCTCTTGGTTACGTTGACATGAAAGAG GAAGAAGAAGTAGAAGCTGTGCTAGCTAACACAAAACAGATTCTGAACCAGTTTCTGCGCAAATCAC AAATAAAGCAATCACATTCACTGTTTTTCAAGCCTTTCAAGCCACTTGCGTCTTACTCCTCTATGTTGAATCAAATTGAGGAATTGCTAAGTGCTAGAGACTATAAAGCTGCCATGCAGCTATCAGAAAATCTAAGAAGCTTGGCACTGAAAGgacttcattattttcaaacttatgATTTGCTGATGCTGATGGCCATGATTACTCTTGGATATATCAGTTGGATGGTCTTTCTTGTTCTTCATGTTCTGCAAGCTTATACTTTATTGCCAGGAGATATATTTAGAAAGGAGGAAGCCGTTCGCCAGAAATCTAATACAGGAAAA GCTCAGCTATGTGGCTGTCTGTTTATGGCAGTAGTCAGTGTTCTGCTATTTCTGGAGCGCTCCCCTCCACTTTACCATGCATACTTTGCCATGACGATATTTCTCTGGACGCAAATACTAAATGAATATAAGTTTATAAAAGCACTTTGGAGATACTTACGTGGGAGAGAATCCGACTATGTCATTAAACTTCTGGCCCTTGTCGTGGTCTCAGTGATCATTCTTGAGCTCCTG GTGCATAGCTTCACTGAGAGAAAACTCTACACTTGGTGCTTCCTCATAGTCGGAGCCATAGCTTCTATATATCTTTACAAATCAATTCCATGGAGATCTGGAATTCCAGTTTTTGTTTGTCTCACTTGTTGGTTCTTGTCTCTATTTACTTTAATGCCTGCTGAAATTCCTGATAATAATAAGTTGGT AAATGCTAGTGGAGTGATGGTTATTGTAATAGGATTAACTGGAAAGTGGCTTGACCTAAAAGCTGGTGTGAATAGATTCTGGTTTGGCATTTGTAATCATGAAAAGAGACAACCCAGGTTTCCTATGCTCTTTCAATTACAG GCTCTTTTGGTTGGATTATCATCGGTAATGGTGTTTTTATCTACATCTCACAGAACAGTGAAGCAAGAACTACACACAATACACCAGTTGATGAACTGGTTCATTGCTG gttTCTCGATGATTCTCCCATTGTTTTCAGAAAATGGCCTCTTGTCCAGGCTCAATTCTATATTTCTTGGTTTTGCACCACCGTTCCTTCTATTATCTATTGG ATATGAAGCTGTCTTCTATGGTGCGCTTGGTCTTGTGCTAATTGCATGGATACTATTTGAAAACTCGCTTCTCTACGTGCGTAAGGTGAACAAATCTTCTGCTTCTGGAAAGAACTTGGGGGAACATGCCTTCCTTGAAAATGATACTCGATATTTGCAGCTGTCTGATATGAGAATACCTTTAACCTTT ATGGTCTTATTTAACGTGGCCTTCTTTGGGACGGGAAATTTCGCAAGTATAGCTAGTTTCGAGATTTCATCAGTCTACAGGTTCATCACTGTTTTTAGT CCCTTTCTGATGGCAGGACTCCTCATCTTCAAGTTATTCATACCATTCCTGCTTGTTAT ATGTGCATTCAGTGCAATAACCAAACTACTCGAAGTTCCAAGAATAGGATGCTACTTCCTCGTTATTCTTTGTTCAGACGTGATGACAGTCCACTTCTTCTTTCTG GTGAAGAACACGGGGAGCTGGATGGAAATTGGTAATAGCATTAGCCATTTCGGAATCATGAGTGCCCAAGTTGTGTTTGTGCTGCTACTTTTTGCTCTCACAAATATATACACGAAAGACATTGAAATCAGATCAGGGAGTCGAGATTCCCGAAAAGTAATGTGA
- the LOC105768486 gene encoding gibberellin-regulated protein 14, translating into MAVKALLLLLLATFLLVSTTVASNEVGVKTEIKYAAPVPVKAPIPAPPVKPPTTPVPPYKAPTPAPPTKGPTPYKPPTKAPTPPYKPPTKAPTPPYKPPAPAPPTKAPTPPYKPPAPAPPTKAPTPPYKPPAPAPPTKAPTPPFKPPAPAPPTKAPTPPYKPPTPAPAPPVKAPTPPYKPPTPPTKAPTPAPAPPTKAPTPPYKPPVPTPPVKPPTTPAPPYKPPSPPLPPVRTKKDCIPLCGQRCKLHSRTNLCLRACMTCCDRCKCVPPGTYGNREMCGKCYTDMRTHRNKHKCP; encoded by the exons ATGGCTGTCAAAGCTCTGCTGCTGTTACTATTGGCCACTTTTCTGCTTGTTTCAACAACA GTTGCTTCCAATGAAGTGGGAGTGAAGACTGAG ATTAAGTATGCTGCTCCTGTTCCAGTGAAGGCACCTATCCCTGCTCCACCCGTTAAGCCTCCCACCACTCCGGTGCCGCCGTACAAGGCTCCAACTCCAGCACCCCCAACTAAGGGCCCCACTCCATACAAACCCCCTACCAAGGCCCCCACTCCACCATATAAACCACCAACCAAGGCTCCTACTCCCCCATATAAACCCCCAGCTCCTGCACCACCAACCAAGGCTCCTACTCCACCATATAAGCCCCCAGCTCCTGCACCACCAACCAAGGCTCCTACTCCACCATATAAGCCCCCAGCTCCTGCACCACCAACCAAGGCTCCAACTCCACCATTTAAGCCCCCAGCACCAGCACCACCAACCAAGGCTCCTACTCCCCCATATAAACCCCCTACTCCCGCACCGGCACCTCCAGTCAAGGCCCCTACTCCCCCATATAAGCCCCCAACACCCCCAACCAAAGCACCAACTCCAGCACCAGCACCGCCAACTAAAGCACCAACTCCCCCATATAAGCCCCCAGTTCCTACACCTCCAGTTAAGCCACCAACAACTCCAGCACCGCCTTACAAGCCACCAAGTCCACCATTGCCACCTGTTAGGACAAAAAAGG ATTGCATCCCATTATGTGGACAAAGGTGCAAATTACACTCAAGGACTAACCTATGCTTGAGAGCTTGCATGACATGCTGTGACAGATGCAAATGTGTCCCACCAGGGACATATGGTAACAGGGAAATGTGTGGCAAATGTTATACTGATATGAGAACCCACCGCAACAAGCACAAATGTCCTTGA